In Deltaproteobacteria bacterium RBG_16_64_85, one DNA window encodes the following:
- a CDS encoding AAA family ATPase, with amino-acid sequence MFKRALASKLRQLSTQFPVVSVSGPRQSGKTTLTRLVFPDYRYVSLEDPEQREYASRDARGFLGGLKGGVIIDEAQRVPELFSYIQTIVDLEGKAGRFILTGSQQFLMLSKVSQSLAGRIALLRLHPLSLSELRGTTPLNPDRLLHHGSAGPPGTDPENVLFTGMYPAIHAGNLNAREWYGSYLRTYVERDVRDVLRIGDLSAFQNFVRLCAGRTGRLLNLSSLAADCGITHPTARAWISVLEASSLVHLLRPHFRNFSKRIIKTPKLYFLDCGLLCYLLHLRNEEDLAAHPLRGSIFETFILSEIYKVFAHSGEEPPLYFWRDQTGHEIDLLVDYGRTLLPVEIKSGKTVAGDFFNGLRYWMSLKGNAAKDGMLVYGGNESYEREGFHVKAWHACS; translated from the coding sequence ATGTTTAAGAGAGCCCTCGCAAGCAAATTAAGGCAGCTCTCGACGCAATTTCCTGTAGTGTCCGTATCCGGCCCACGCCAATCGGGGAAGACGACCCTGACGCGCCTGGTCTTTCCCGACTATCGCTATGTTTCACTTGAGGACCCGGAACAGAGGGAATATGCAAGCCGGGATGCAAGAGGGTTTCTCGGGGGGCTCAAGGGCGGCGTCATTATCGACGAAGCGCAACGGGTCCCGGAGCTGTTTTCCTATATCCAGACGATCGTCGATCTCGAAGGGAAAGCCGGCAGGTTCATCCTTACCGGCTCCCAGCAGTTCCTGATGCTCTCGAAGGTGAGCCAGAGCCTTGCCGGAAGGATCGCCCTCCTTCGGCTCCATCCCCTGTCCCTCTCTGAACTCAGGGGAACCACGCCCTTGAACCCGGATCGGCTCCTGCATCACGGCAGCGCGGGTCCGCCGGGCACCGATCCCGAAAATGTCCTTTTTACCGGGATGTACCCGGCAATCCACGCCGGGAATCTCAATGCCCGCGAGTGGTACGGGAGCTACCTTCGAACCTATGTGGAGCGGGACGTCCGCGATGTGCTGCGGATCGGGGACTTGAGCGCGTTCCAGAATTTCGTCCGTTTGTGCGCCGGGAGGACCGGCCGGTTGCTGAACCTGTCCTCCCTGGCCGCGGACTGCGGCATCACGCACCCGACCGCAAGGGCGTGGATCTCCGTCCTCGAGGCCAGCTCTCTCGTACACCTTTTGCGCCCCCATTTCAGGAACTTTTCGAAACGCATCATCAAGACGCCGAAACTGTACTTCCTGGACTGCGGGCTGTTGTGCTACCTCCTTCATCTCCGAAACGAAGAAGACCTGGCGGCCCACCCCTTGCGCGGGAGCATCTTCGAGACGTTCATCCTCTCCGAGATCTACAAGGTCTTCGCCCACTCGGGTGAAGAACCGCCCCTCTATTTCTGGCGGGATCAGACGGGTCACGAGATCGATCTGCTCGTCGATTACGGACGGACTCTGCTGCCGGTGGAGATAAAATCGGGCAAGACCGTCGCGGGGGACTTTTTCAACGGGCTCAGGTACTGGATGTCCCTCAAGGGGAACGCGGCAAAGGATGGAATGCTCGTGTACGGCGGAAACGAGAGTTACGAAAGGGAAGGATTCCACGTAAAGGCCTGGCACGCTTGCTCGTAG
- a CDS encoding ATP-binding protein, translating to MGNKVEPLPIARGKKADIGLLPGMANRHGLIAGATGTGKTVTLRVIAERLSGIGVPVFLADVKGDLSGIPHPGGDHPKVAERVKALGLAGFGYEGRPVAFWDLFGEQGHPVRATVSEMGPLLLGRILNLNEIQSGVLSLVFKIADDNGLLLLDLKDLRSMVQFAGENAERFQTGYGNISAASIGAIQRNLLTLEQQGGDKFFGEPAIQLKDFLQTDASGNGVVNLLAADKLMQSPKLYATFLLFLLSELFENLPEVGDPQKPTLVFFFDEAHLLFEDASKALTDKIEQVIRLIRSKGVGVYFVTQYPLDLPETVLGQLGNRVQHALRAFTPKDQRAVKTAAETFRQNPKLDAVKAITELSVGEALVSVLDEKGTPTVVERALVYPPMSRLAPLTGEERAKILRDSVLAGHYERTVDRESAYETLKARADREAPEGEAPSAPGGRPSAQRSGAVDLLAAAAKSAAHAIGSQIGRQIIRGVLGSILSGRR from the coding sequence GTGGGAAATAAAGTCGAACCACTCCCGATCGCCAGGGGGAAGAAGGCCGACATCGGCCTGCTTCCGGGAATGGCGAACCGCCACGGCCTCATCGCGGGGGCAACCGGAACGGGAAAAACCGTCACGCTGCGGGTGATCGCCGAACGGCTGAGCGGCATCGGAGTCCCCGTTTTCCTCGCGGACGTCAAGGGGGACCTCTCCGGAATCCCGCACCCCGGGGGGGACCACCCCAAGGTGGCGGAGCGGGTCAAGGCGTTAGGACTTGCCGGATTCGGATACGAAGGCCGTCCCGTCGCTTTCTGGGACCTGTTCGGGGAGCAGGGACACCCCGTCCGGGCTACGGTCTCCGAAATGGGCCCCCTCCTCCTCGGGCGGATCCTGAACCTGAACGAGATCCAGTCGGGTGTCCTCTCCCTCGTTTTCAAGATCGCGGACGACAACGGGCTCCTCCTGCTGGACCTGAAGGACCTCCGGTCCATGGTCCAGTTCGCCGGGGAGAACGCGGAGCGCTTCCAGACGGGATACGGGAACATCTCGGCGGCGAGCATCGGCGCGATCCAGCGGAACCTCCTCACCCTGGAACAGCAGGGCGGGGACAAATTCTTCGGCGAACCGGCGATCCAACTGAAGGATTTCCTGCAGACGGACGCTTCCGGGAATGGGGTGGTCAACCTCCTCGCCGCGGACAAGCTGATGCAGTCGCCGAAGCTGTACGCCACCTTCCTCCTCTTCCTCCTGTCGGAACTCTTCGAGAATCTCCCGGAGGTGGGCGATCCCCAGAAGCCGACGCTCGTCTTCTTCTTCGACGAGGCGCATCTGCTCTTCGAGGACGCGTCGAAGGCGCTCACGGACAAGATCGAGCAGGTCATCCGGCTCATCCGGTCGAAGGGGGTGGGGGTTTACTTCGTGACCCAGTACCCGCTGGACCTTCCGGAAACCGTCCTGGGGCAGCTCGGCAACCGGGTCCAGCACGCCCTCCGGGCGTTCACCCCGAAGGACCAGCGCGCAGTGAAGACCGCGGCGGAGACCTTCCGCCAGAATCCCAAGCTGGATGCGGTGAAGGCGATCACGGAGCTGTCGGTCGGGGAAGCGCTCGTCTCCGTATTGGACGAGAAGGGAACCCCCACCGTCGTGGAGAGAGCGCTGGTGTACCCTCCGATGAGCCGGCTCGCGCCCCTCACCGGGGAGGAGCGCGCCAAGATCCTCCGGGATTCCGTGCTCGCGGGGCACTACGAGCGCACGGTGGACCGGGAGTCGGCCTACGAAACCCTCAAAGCGAGGGCCGACCGGGAGGCCCCGGAAGGGGAAGCTCCCTCCGCGCCTGGAGGACGACCCTCCGCTCAGCGCTCCGGGGCCGTCGACCTGCTCGCGGCGGCGGCAAAAAGCGCCGCGCACGCCATCGGCAGCCAGATCGGGCGCCAGATCATCCGTGGGGTCCTGGGCTCCATCCTCAGCGGAAGAAGGTAG
- a CDS encoding rubrerythrin, which yields MATEKNLKEAFAGESQANRMYLAFAQKAESEGYPQIAKLFRAAAAAETVHAHAHFRVMGGVKDTAGNLQTAINGEGYECREMYPAFLSEAETEKNAAAAVSFRNALAVEKIHFNLYSEAMASLKKGKDLAKQDIFVCEVCGNTVYGHAPDKCPVCGVPKTKFTKVQ from the coding sequence ATGGCGACGGAGAAGAATCTGAAAGAGGCGTTTGCGGGTGAGAGCCAGGCCAACCGGATGTACCTGGCCTTCGCGCAGAAGGCGGAGTCGGAGGGATATCCCCAGATCGCGAAGCTGTTCCGCGCAGCGGCCGCGGCGGAAACGGTGCACGCGCACGCCCATTTCCGCGTGATGGGGGGCGTCAAGGACACGGCGGGAAACCTCCAGACCGCCATCAACGGGGAAGGGTACGAATGCCGGGAGATGTACCCGGCATTCCTTTCCGAGGCGGAAACGGAAAAGAACGCCGCCGCCGCGGTTTCCTTCCGGAACGCCCTGGCCGTGGAGAAGATCCACTTCAACCTCTATTCGGAGGCGATGGCGAGCCTGAAGAAGGGGAAGGACCTTGCCAAACAGGACATCTTCGTCTGCGAGGTCTGCGGCAATACGGTGTACGGGCACGCGCCGGACAAGTGCCCGGTCTGCGGCGTCCCGAAGACGAAGTTCACGAAGGTCCAGTAG
- a CDS encoding AIR synthase — MKRELPAIGKVSSEIFDEVILPRLGRKHPEILVGPRHGVDVGVVDLGNGQVMVTTTDPIFVVPPYGWERSGWFAVHILASDAVTSGIRPRYITMDLNLPLSITRESFEALWSVMHRECEKIGMAILSGHTGRYEGCEYPMIGGATVIGIGPKDRYVTPEMARPGDVVIITKGAAIEAAGLFAVTFPRRVAERYGETAAREAEEIFWQMSVVEDALTAVEAGVRENGVTSMHDATECGVWGGLFEVAQASGVGMTIDKDKIIVQDAVRKVCDLFGIDPYSSISEGTLIITCRPHRAEEVVRRLGDKGIPAGMAGEIVESRQGMRVFEHGTSQELVHPKVDPFWGAFGKAASQGG, encoded by the coding sequence ATGAAGCGGGAATTGCCCGCCATCGGCAAGGTATCCTCGGAAATATTCGACGAGGTCATCCTCCCCCGGTTGGGCCGGAAACACCCGGAGATCCTGGTGGGTCCCCGGCACGGGGTGGACGTGGGGGTCGTCGATCTGGGGAACGGACAGGTGATGGTGACGACGACCGATCCGATTTTCGTGGTGCCCCCCTACGGGTGGGAGCGTTCCGGCTGGTTCGCCGTCCACATCCTGGCTTCCGACGCGGTTACGTCGGGTATCCGGCCGCGTTACATCACCATGGATCTGAATCTCCCCCTGTCCATCACCCGGGAGAGCTTCGAAGCGTTGTGGTCGGTGATGCACCGGGAGTGCGAGAAAATCGGCATGGCCATCCTGTCCGGACACACCGGCCGCTACGAAGGGTGCGAATATCCCATGATCGGGGGCGCCACCGTGATCGGCATCGGGCCCAAAGACCGGTATGTCACCCCCGAGATGGCGCGGCCGGGGGACGTCGTCATCATCACGAAGGGGGCGGCCATCGAGGCGGCCGGGTTGTTCGCCGTCACCTTTCCCCGACGGGTGGCGGAACGATACGGGGAGACGGCGGCGCGGGAGGCCGAGGAGATCTTCTGGCAGATGTCCGTCGTGGAGGATGCCCTCACCGCGGTGGAAGCGGGGGTGAGGGAAAACGGCGTCACCTCCATGCACGATGCCACCGAGTGCGGCGTTTGGGGCGGCCTTTTCGAGGTCGCCCAGGCGTCGGGAGTCGGCATGACGATCGACAAGGACAAGATCATCGTGCAGGACGCCGTGCGGAAGGTGTGCGACCTCTTCGGCATCGATCCGTATTCGTCGATCAGCGAGGGGACGCTCATCATCACCTGCCGGCCGCACAGGGCAGAGGAAGTGGTCCGGCGATTGGGCGACAAGGGAATCCCGGCCGGCATGGCGGGGGAGATCGTGGAATCGCGGCAGGGAATGCGGGTTTTTGAACACGGGACGTCGCAGGAACTGGTTCATCCCAAAGTGGATCCCTTTTGGGGCGCCTTCGGGAAGGCGGCGTCACAGGGCGGCTGA
- a CDS encoding thiamine-phosphate diphosphorylase encodes MGDRISPRRWRLYVITDERLGRGRSHLQIAEAALRGGADVLQLRDKEASGSRLYRAALELRKLTRDANVPFIVNDRLDVALAVDADGVHVGRQDLPASVVRGFLGPGKILGVSAETVEEAVRAEEEGADYLGVGPVFEARETKADAGEPLGLDLIAQVRLRCRLPIVAIGGIRAENARKVKEAGADAVAVISAVVAAEDIAQAARRLKHLLCAAEEDPGK; translated from the coding sequence ATGGGCGATCGAATCTCTCCCCGCCGGTGGCGGCTTTACGTCATCACCGACGAGCGGCTGGGCCGGGGCCGGTCCCATCTCCAGATCGCGGAAGCCGCCCTCAGGGGCGGAGCCGATGTCCTTCAGCTGCGGGACAAGGAAGCCTCCGGCAGCCGGCTTTACCGGGCGGCGCTGGAGCTGCGGAAGCTCACCCGCGATGCGAACGTTCCGTTCATCGTGAACGACCGCCTCGACGTCGCCCTGGCCGTCGACGCCGACGGGGTCCATGTCGGCCGGCAGGATCTGCCCGCTTCCGTGGTGCGCGGATTCCTGGGACCCGGCAAGATCCTGGGGGTCTCCGCGGAGACGGTGGAGGAGGCCGTCCGGGCGGAAGAAGAGGGGGCGGATTACCTGGGGGTGGGACCGGTTTTCGAGGCCCGGGAGACCAAGGCGGATGCGGGAGAGCCGCTGGGCCTCGACCTCATCGCGCAAGTCCGCCTTCGTTGCCGGCTCCCGATCGTCGCGATCGGAGGGATCCGTGCCGAAAACGCCCGGAAGGTGAAGGAAGCGGGGGCGGATGCCGTGGCCGTGATTTCCGCGGTCGTGGCGGCGGAGGATATCGCGCAGGCCGCCAGGCGGTTGAAGCACCTGCTCTGCGCCGCGGAGGAAGACCCCGGAAAATGA
- a CDS encoding bifunctional hydroxymethylpyrimidine kinase/phosphomethylpyrimidine kinase, whose translation MKKALTIAGSDSGGGAGIQADLKTFMAFGVYGMSAVTALTAQNTVGVQGIFDISPEFVREQIQSVMTDIGADAVKTGMLSNAAIVRTVAEAVRDFRIANLVVDPVMVAKSGDSLLAPEARRAVREELLPLATIVTPNIFEAEMLLERRIEGLDAMRAAAQELKTFGCPWVVLKGGHLDIEGESIDVLCGGGELRFLRSPRLDSGNTHGTGCTFASAIAAGLAIGRTPPEAVRLAKEYVTEAIRSGLSMGSGRGPTNHLTGVRSRW comes from the coding sequence ATGAAAAAAGCGCTTACCATCGCCGGTTCCGACAGCGGGGGAGGGGCCGGCATTCAGGCGGACCTGAAGACCTTCATGGCCTTCGGTGTCTATGGGATGTCCGCCGTCACCGCCCTCACCGCCCAGAATACAGTGGGCGTGCAGGGGATTTTCGACATTTCGCCCGAATTCGTCCGGGAGCAGATCCAAAGCGTCATGACCGATATCGGCGCCGATGCCGTCAAGACCGGGATGCTGTCCAATGCGGCCATCGTCCGGACGGTGGCGGAAGCGGTCCGCGATTTCCGGATCGCCAACCTGGTCGTGGACCCGGTGATGGTCGCCAAGAGCGGCGATTCCCTGCTGGCGCCGGAAGCCCGGCGGGCGGTCCGGGAGGAGTTGCTGCCGCTTGCCACGATCGTCACCCCGAACATTTTCGAGGCCGAAATGCTTCTGGAGCGCAGGATCGAAGGCCTGGACGCCATGCGGGCTGCGGCCCAGGAGCTGAAAACCTTCGGGTGTCCCTGGGTGGTCTTGAAGGGAGGGCACCTGGACATCGAAGGCGAGTCGATCGACGTGCTCTGCGGCGGGGGGGAGCTCCGGTTCCTGCGGTCGCCACGGTTGGATTCCGGAAATACCCACGGTACCGGCTGCACCTTCGCCTCCGCCATCGCCGCCGGGCTGGCCATCGGGCGGACGCCGCCGGAGGCCGTCCGGCTGGCCAAGGAGTACGTTACCGAGGCGATCCGAAGCGGTCTTTCGATGGGAAGCGGTCGCGGCCCCACGAACCATCTGACCGGCGTCCGCAGCAGGTGGTGA